Proteins co-encoded in one Christiangramia fulva genomic window:
- a CDS encoding ABC transporter permease: MFSLDRWDEIFDTIRKNKLRTFLTGLSVASGIFILVILLGVGEGMRNGIAREFEQDAANLILVYPGMTTKEYKGLNPGRRIQLKNGDYNQILLKYGDKLDHSASVYNVRNGVVTYGKESGSYSIEGTFPAYQELENVSLTSGRFLNINDLDNNEKNVVLGHRVKLDLFKDQEAVGKLIEISGINFKVVGVYSDPGGERDEARLIIPITTAQKAFGGANNIQRLYLTLTPEDNFDEAVAASAGFTQALKDLLKSRHVVAPDDDSAIRVNNYLDNAKRFYTLMDMIRLFFWGVGICTIIAGVVGVSNIMLIIVKERTREIGIRKALGAQPLSIIGMILHESIFVTAIAGFAGLIMGLILLEFAGPAIETQYIYNPTVNFTVAINTVFILIIAGAIAGFFPAWRAASIKPIIALRDE, from the coding sequence AAAATAAACTTCGAACTTTCCTAACAGGTCTTTCCGTAGCATCAGGAATATTCATTCTCGTGATTTTATTAGGAGTGGGAGAGGGTATGCGTAATGGAATTGCAAGGGAATTTGAGCAGGATGCTGCCAATCTTATCCTTGTATATCCCGGAATGACTACTAAAGAATATAAAGGCCTCAATCCGGGAAGAAGAATTCAGTTAAAAAATGGGGATTATAACCAGATCCTTTTAAAATATGGGGATAAGCTGGATCATTCGGCTTCGGTTTACAATGTGCGGAATGGAGTGGTAACCTACGGAAAGGAATCCGGTTCTTATAGTATTGAAGGAACTTTTCCCGCGTATCAGGAACTCGAGAATGTTTCTCTTACCTCGGGGAGGTTTTTAAATATCAATGACCTTGATAATAATGAAAAAAACGTGGTTTTGGGCCACCGTGTAAAGCTTGATTTATTTAAAGATCAGGAAGCGGTGGGCAAACTAATAGAAATTTCAGGTATAAATTTTAAGGTGGTTGGTGTATATTCCGATCCCGGGGGAGAACGTGATGAAGCCAGATTGATAATTCCTATTACCACTGCACAAAAGGCTTTCGGAGGAGCCAATAATATCCAGCGTCTATATCTTACCCTTACCCCTGAAGATAATTTTGACGAAGCTGTTGCTGCATCAGCAGGATTCACCCAGGCGCTTAAAGACCTCCTTAAAAGCAGGCATGTTGTTGCACCTGACGATGACAGCGCTATTCGTGTAAATAACTATTTAGACAATGCGAAACGCTTTTATACTCTAATGGATATGATAAGGCTTTTCTTCTGGGGAGTAGGGATCTGCACTATAATTGCCGGAGTGGTAGGAGTGAGTAATATCATGCTGATAATTGTTAAAGAAAGAACTCGTGAGATTGGTATTAGAAAAGCACTCGGCGCGCAGCCATTGTCCATAATTGGAATGATTCTTCACGAATCTATTTTTGTGACCGCCATAGCCGGTTTTGCCGGATTAATAATGGGGCTCATTTTGCTGGAATTTGCAGGACCGGCCATTGAAACTCAATATATCTATAACCCTACAGTGAATTTCACTGTCGCAATAAATACCGTTTTTATTCTCATTATTGCCGGTGCCATAGCGGGATTTTTTCCTGCCTGGCGTGCAGCGAGTATAAAACCTATCATTGCTTTAAGAGACGAATAA
- a CDS encoding ABC transporter permease has translation MFNRDRWSEIIEALTANWFRTVLTAFGVLWGIFILVILLAAGKGLENGVKQGFGGIATNSMFMWTQVASKPYKGMPKGRNYSFEIEDVKAIKQNVPYVRIVSPRNQLGGFQGTNNVIRGLKTGAYNVYGDYPEIIEQEPMDVSSGRFINYTDINEKRKVAVIGEGVRVGLYDREEEVIGSYIKINGVNFMVVGTYKRKGNNGDPEEMQKQIYVPFTSFSQAFNRGNKVGWMAITAEDGHPITNIKEDIINVIKKRHTIHPDDDRAVGNFDLFQEFSKVNGLFIALKAVAYFVGILVLVSGIIGISNIMLIVVKERTNEIGVRRALGATPWAIRGQILLESIFLTIISGMAGIILSTAVIWLVNFQLGKMDTSDMMFLNPSVNLGVIMVALAILIISGLLAGLIPAQHAIKVKPVDALRTE, from the coding sequence ATGTTTAACAGGGACCGTTGGAGCGAAATTATTGAAGCCCTGACCGCAAATTGGTTCAGGACTGTTTTAACCGCATTTGGTGTGCTTTGGGGCATATTCATTCTTGTGATTCTTCTTGCCGCGGGAAAAGGTTTGGAAAACGGCGTAAAGCAGGGCTTCGGGGGAATAGCAACAAATTCGATGTTCATGTGGACGCAGGTGGCCTCGAAACCATATAAAGGTATGCCCAAAGGGAGGAACTACAGCTTCGAAATTGAAGATGTTAAAGCCATAAAGCAAAATGTACCTTATGTAAGGATTGTTTCTCCACGGAATCAGTTAGGAGGGTTCCAGGGAACTAATAATGTGATTAGAGGACTCAAGACTGGAGCTTATAATGTTTATGGAGATTATCCCGAGATCATAGAACAGGAACCTATGGATGTTAGCAGCGGGCGCTTTATAAACTATACCGATATTAATGAAAAACGCAAAGTAGCTGTTATCGGTGAAGGAGTGCGGGTTGGCCTGTATGATCGCGAGGAGGAAGTAATTGGCAGCTATATCAAAATAAACGGAGTGAATTTTATGGTGGTGGGTACTTACAAAAGGAAAGGAAATAATGGCGATCCAGAAGAGATGCAGAAGCAGATCTACGTTCCCTTTACCTCCTTTTCGCAAGCATTTAACCGCGGAAATAAAGTTGGCTGGATGGCAATTACTGCCGAAGATGGTCACCCCATTACCAATATTAAAGAAGATATTATCAACGTGATCAAGAAAAGACACACTATTCATCCTGACGATGACCGTGCAGTGGGAAATTTTGATCTTTTCCAGGAATTCAGCAAAGTGAACGGTCTTTTTATCGCTTTAAAAGCGGTGGCCTATTTTGTGGGAATTCTGGTTCTTGTTTCCGGGATCATAGGCATCAGTAATATCATGTTGATCGTGGTAAAAGAAAGAACCAATGAAATTGGCGTACGGCGTGCCCTGGGAGCCACGCCCTGGGCCATTCGCGGCCAAATACTTTTGGAATCCATTTTTCTTACTATTATTTCGGGTATGGCCGGAATAATTCTTTCAACAGCTGTGATCTGGCTGGTGAATTTTCAGCTGGGTAAAATGGATACTTCAGATATGATGTTTTTAAATCCGTCGGTCAACCTTGGAGTCATCATGGTTGCCCTCGCAATATTAATAATTTCCGGCCTTTTAGCCGGCCTTATCCCCGCGCAACACGCGATAAAAGTGAAGCCGGTGGATGCATTGAGAACTGAGTAA
- a CDS encoding efflux RND transporter periplasmic adaptor subunit, translating into MKKFVTIIILVLIAVTFVGALYYLYQKNQQDPVVYKTEQPTEETIVKKTVATGKIVPKEEVLIKPNISGIIDEIFIEAGDRVKEGDLIAKIRVIPNVSSLQSAKDAVATAKINLDNEKKIYNRQKELFNKGVISANDFDNAETTYKRAEQNYRSAQQNYEIVKTGTTSGIGAAANTLIRSTVTGMVLDVPVKTGNQVIESNNFNDGTTIATLADVNKMIFEGKVDESEVGKIKEGLPLEITVGAIENKSFDAVLDYIAPKGVEENGAIQFEIKGTLDKADTTFIRAGLSANASIILDKAENVLAIKEALLQFDEQTKEPYVEVMTGDQQFKRQDIKLGVSDGINVEVRDGIDKNAKIKVWNQLKPAPVVTQN; encoded by the coding sequence ATGAAAAAATTTGTTACCATCATCATTCTGGTATTGATTGCCGTAACCTTCGTGGGTGCTCTGTATTATCTGTATCAGAAAAATCAACAGGATCCTGTGGTATATAAAACCGAACAGCCCACTGAAGAGACCATTGTAAAGAAAACAGTGGCAACAGGAAAGATAGTACCTAAAGAAGAAGTGCTTATAAAACCAAATATTTCAGGTATTATCGATGAAATTTTTATTGAGGCCGGTGATCGCGTAAAGGAGGGTGATCTAATTGCAAAAATCAGGGTAATTCCAAATGTTTCCTCCTTACAAAGCGCTAAAGATGCGGTTGCAACGGCAAAGATAAATCTTGATAACGAAAAGAAGATCTATAATCGCCAGAAGGAACTTTTTAATAAAGGAGTGATCTCTGCTAACGATTTTGATAATGCAGAGACCACCTATAAAAGAGCAGAACAAAACTATCGTTCGGCTCAGCAGAATTATGAAATCGTAAAAACCGGAACTACCAGCGGCATTGGTGCTGCCGCCAATACTTTAATCCGGTCTACGGTAACCGGGATGGTGCTTGATGTTCCGGTAAAGACAGGGAATCAGGTGATTGAGAGCAATAATTTCAATGACGGTACCACCATTGCCACTCTTGCCGATGTCAATAAAATGATCTTTGAAGGTAAGGTTGATGAAAGTGAGGTAGGAAAGATCAAAGAAGGACTTCCGCTGGAGATCACAGTAGGAGCTATTGAAAATAAAAGTTTTGACGCTGTTCTTGATTACATCGCCCCAAAAGGAGTGGAGGAAAACGGCGCGATACAATTTGAAATAAAAGGAACTCTTGATAAGGCAGATACTACTTTTATCAGGGCCGGCTTGAGTGCGAATGCTTCCATTATTCTTGATAAAGCTGAAAATGTGCTCGCTATTAAGGAAGCCCTTCTGCAATTCGACGAACAAACGAAAGAACCTTATGTAGAGGTGATGACCGGCGACCAGCAGTTTAAGAGACAGGATATCAAACTTGGTGTAAGTGACGGAATTAATGTGGAGGTCAGGGACGGTATCGATAAAAATGCCAAAATTAAGGTCTGGAATCAGCTGAAACCTGCACCGGTAGTAACCCAAAATTAG
- a CDS encoding TolC family protein — translation MKNLTILAFLLLFGSVLQAQQKEWTLEECVNYALENNLSVKQAQLDTELSSIEKRDALGNFIPNINGQATNAWNTGLTQNVTTGILQNQTVRNFSAGVTASLTLFDGLRNFKALQRARISQLAAEYSLDKMKDDIALFVADAYLQVLFNKQDLQVIKAQNELTQQQLERTRDLVDAGVLPEGDLLEIKATDADEKQRIILAQNLIKISLISLAQTLGIKDYENFNIVERDYDIFGNEILANSVYDVIEKAKKERSEIKIAEANKELAEKDVEISKGAYLPTLGAFFNYNTRESGQGRIIGSEIDPENPTRQIGLVQETEQIVVAPNMIPTLGSPLPFFDQLSYNDGMTYGFQLNIPFLNGFASRNQVRRSQVAAKRAQFNLEQAELDLEANVYQAYTDAQGAFQAYEAAIVAANAQEKAFEYANERYDVGLTNSFDFSQAKLRYENSQREVLRAKYDYIFKLKVVELYFGIPVRDLKF, via the coding sequence ATGAAAAATCTTACCATACTAGCTTTTCTTTTGCTTTTTGGAAGCGTACTTCAGGCACAACAAAAGGAGTGGACCCTGGAAGAGTGCGTGAATTATGCGCTTGAAAATAACCTTTCAGTAAAACAGGCCCAACTCGATACCGAACTTTCGAGTATAGAAAAACGGGATGCGCTGGGAAATTTTATTCCCAATATTAACGGCCAGGCTACCAATGCCTGGAATACAGGTTTAACTCAAAACGTAACCACCGGGATCCTTCAGAATCAAACTGTTCGCAACTTCTCTGCTGGAGTGACTGCGAGCCTTACGCTCTTTGACGGATTGAGAAATTTTAAAGCTCTTCAAAGGGCACGTATCTCTCAACTGGCTGCGGAATATTCTCTTGATAAAATGAAAGATGATATCGCGCTTTTTGTAGCCGACGCGTATTTACAGGTGCTTTTTAATAAACAGGACTTACAGGTAATAAAGGCACAGAATGAATTAACCCAACAACAGCTTGAAAGAACACGAGATCTTGTAGATGCAGGAGTGCTTCCTGAAGGAGATTTGCTGGAAATAAAGGCTACCGATGCCGATGAAAAGCAGCGTATCATCCTGGCCCAAAATCTAATTAAAATTTCCCTGATCAGCCTTGCGCAAACTCTCGGAATTAAAGATTATGAAAATTTCAATATTGTAGAAAGAGATTATGACATCTTTGGAAACGAGATCTTAGCCAATTCAGTCTATGATGTTATTGAAAAAGCTAAGAAAGAAAGGTCCGAGATCAAGATTGCAGAAGCAAATAAAGAGCTTGCCGAAAAAGATGTGGAAATTTCAAAAGGAGCTTATTTACCCACACTCGGAGCATTTTTCAATTATAATACCAGGGAATCCGGGCAGGGTCGCATCATAGGCAGTGAAATAGATCCTGAAAACCCCACAAGACAAATAGGATTGGTTCAGGAAACCGAGCAGATTGTGGTAGCACCCAATATGATCCCTACCCTTGGATCGCCACTTCCTTTCTTTGATCAGCTTTCTTATAACGATGGTATGACCTATGGATTTCAACTGAACATTCCTTTTCTGAATGGCTTTGCCTCCCGAAATCAGGTAAGAAGAAGCCAGGTTGCAGCGAAACGCGCTCAATTCAATTTGGAACAGGCAGAGCTTGATCTCGAAGCCAATGTTTACCAGGCTTATACCGATGCCCAGGGAGCCTTCCAGGCCTATGAAGCTGCTATCGTTGCAGCAAATGCCCAGGAGAAAGCTTTTGAATATGCCAATGAGCGATACGATGTGGGACTAACCAATTCATTCGATTTTAGTCAGGCGAAATTACGGTATGAAAATTCTCAGCGCGAGGTGCTGAGAGCGAAATACGATTACATTTTTAAGTTAAAAGTAGTTGAGTTATATTTTGGAATTCCGGTGAGGGATTTAAAATTTTAA
- a CDS encoding efflux RND transporter periplasmic adaptor subunit — MKRKTLYIILAAVVVLIILLIIGKKAGWFGNSGEVEVVEVTSIKPIDITETVAATGKIQPEIEVKLSSEVSGEIIELPIVEGQSVEKGDLLVRINPDIYQSNLERVRASYQNTKANYAQTLANLKQAEANYNRNKKLFEKGVISKAEWDQIVSNYEVAQANKESAYYSMQSAAASVNEAQDNLGRTNIYAPMTGTISKLDAELGERVVGTQQMAGTEILRVANLDNMEVEVDVNENDIVKVSVGDTAIVQVDAYLKKEFKGVVTEISNTAANELTADQVTNFKVKVRILKDSYQDLLEGKPDNYSPFRPGMTATVDIITNKKKNVLGVPISSIVIKTDTTSGKKPLITPSSSPDEEKFECVFVKDGNKAKLRVVKTGIQDDSNIEITSGLEEGDKVITGPYTTVTKDLEAGDEIEVKDKAKGNAD; from the coding sequence ATGAAAAGAAAGACACTTTACATCATTCTGGCCGCGGTTGTAGTATTGATCATTTTATTGATCATAGGAAAAAAAGCCGGCTGGTTTGGTAATTCTGGTGAAGTGGAAGTTGTGGAAGTAACTTCTATTAAGCCCATAGATATTACTGAAACCGTTGCGGCAACCGGAAAAATTCAGCCAGAGATAGAAGTGAAGCTTTCTTCAGAAGTATCGGGTGAAATTATAGAATTACCTATTGTAGAAGGACAAAGCGTGGAAAAAGGAGATCTTCTGGTACGTATCAACCCCGATATTTATCAATCTAACCTGGAAAGAGTACGCGCGAGTTATCAAAATACAAAGGCAAATTATGCCCAGACACTGGCGAATCTAAAACAAGCCGAAGCTAATTATAACAGAAACAAAAAACTTTTTGAAAAAGGAGTTATTTCAAAAGCTGAATGGGATCAGATCGTTTCTAATTATGAGGTCGCCCAGGCTAATAAAGAATCGGCCTACTACAGCATGCAAAGTGCAGCCGCATCGGTAAACGAAGCTCAGGATAACCTTGGGAGAACCAATATTTACGCACCTATGACCGGAACGATCTCCAAGCTCGATGCCGAACTGGGTGAAAGAGTAGTGGGAACTCAGCAAATGGCAGGAACCGAAATTCTGCGCGTCGCCAACCTGGACAATATGGAGGTTGAGGTAGATGTTAATGAAAATGATATCGTAAAAGTTTCGGTGGGAGATACAGCCATTGTCCAGGTAGATGCTTATCTGAAAAAAGAATTCAAAGGGGTGGTAACCGAAATTTCAAATACTGCGGCCAATGAACTTACCGCTGATCAGGTTACAAATTTCAAGGTTAAAGTACGCATTCTTAAAGATTCTTACCAGGATCTTCTTGAAGGAAAACCCGATAATTATTCTCCATTTCGGCCGGGAATGACAGCCACCGTTGATATTATCACCAATAAAAAGAAAAATGTTCTTGGAGTTCCCATCAGCTCAATCGTTATCAAAACCGACACTACCAGCGGGAAGAAACCATTGATCACGCCATCCAGTTCTCCTGATGAAGAAAAATTTGAATGTGTATTTGTAAAAGACGGAAATAAAGCCAAACTTCGCGTTGTGAAAACTGGCATACAGGATGACTCTAATATTGAAATTACCAGCGGTTTAGAGGAAGGTGATAAAGTGATCACCGGCCCTTATACTACTGTTACTAAAGATCTTGAAGCCGGGGACGAAATAGAAGTAAAAGATAAGGCTAAAGGAAATGCCGATTAA
- the tsaB gene encoding tRNA (adenosine(37)-N6)-threonylcarbamoyltransferase complex dimerization subunit type 1 TsaB has product MAIILCLETATTNCSVGIAENGELIAVREDNNKNYSHAEKLHVFIDEALKEAGLKPEDLEAVAVSKGPGSYTGLRIGVSAAKGLCFALGIPLISIPTLDLLAHKIKDAKGFIIPMIDARRMEVYSAVFDKNYQQLRETKAQILEEASFEQYLSEKEVHFIGNGVLKFEEISKHPNAIFHKSQFPSVTEMGKMAEEKYQKSDTEDVAYFEPYYLKNFIAG; this is encoded by the coding sequence TTGGCGATAATTCTGTGTTTGGAGACTGCAACCACTAACTGCTCTGTGGGTATTGCTGAGAATGGTGAATTAATAGCAGTTCGGGAAGATAATAACAAAAATTATTCACACGCTGAGAAACTGCACGTCTTTATTGATGAAGCTTTAAAGGAAGCGGGTTTAAAACCTGAAGATCTTGAAGCCGTTGCCGTAAGTAAAGGCCCGGGCTCCTATACCGGTTTGAGAATTGGGGTCTCTGCAGCCAAAGGCCTCTGTTTTGCTCTTGGAATTCCGCTTATTTCCATTCCCACCCTCGATCTTCTTGCCCATAAGATAAAAGATGCAAAAGGCTTTATTATTCCCATGATTGACGCACGGCGAATGGAAGTTTATTCGGCAGTTTTTGATAAAAATTATCAGCAGTTAAGAGAAACCAAAGCACAAATTTTAGAGGAAGCTTCTTTTGAGCAATATCTTTCAGAAAAAGAAGTCCATTTTATAGGAAATGGTGTTCTTAAATTCGAAGAGATCAGTAAGCACCCAAATGCTATTTTCCATAAGTCACAGTTTCCTTCCGTAACGGAAATGGGCAAAATGGCCGAGGAAAAATATCAAAAAAGCGACACCGAAGATGTCGCTTACTTTGAACCCTATTATTTAAAGAATTTTATTGCAGGTTAA
- a CDS encoding mechanosensitive ion channel family protein: MEKLNDVGVIATEYARKFIDYLPTLIGAIVLLIVGLWIIKLIVKYLKKFFDKKEYDKTLEIFTLNAIRWGLKILLFVLVITQLGIQSASLVAAIGAAGLAIGLALQGSLSNLAGGVLIIVLKPFKIGDWIEAQGTSGSVVEISLFYTKLNTFGNQRVVIPNGELSNNNITNYSFNETRRENLSFGISYDDDLKKAKEVLTNLVKEQKDIVEDPAPQVIVSELGDNSVNFLVRYFAPNSVFWDLHWYMIEEGKIRLEEAGMTIPYPQRDVYLYDQTKMNGTKLKAKSE, translated from the coding sequence ATGGAAAAATTAAACGATGTTGGCGTGATCGCTACGGAATACGCCAGAAAATTTATTGATTACCTCCCCACACTTATAGGAGCAATTGTTCTTCTAATCGTTGGCCTTTGGATAATCAAACTCATTGTAAAATACCTTAAAAAATTCTTTGACAAAAAGGAGTATGACAAGACTCTGGAGATCTTTACGCTTAATGCAATTAGATGGGGACTTAAAATTTTGCTTTTTGTCCTGGTTATTACTCAACTTGGCATACAAAGCGCGTCACTGGTGGCCGCAATTGGTGCTGCAGGTCTTGCCATTGGCCTGGCATTGCAGGGTTCACTCTCCAACCTTGCCGGTGGAGTGCTGATCATCGTCCTTAAACCATTTAAAATTGGCGACTGGATAGAAGCTCAGGGAACTTCGGGGAGTGTGGTTGAAATTTCCCTTTTTTACACTAAACTCAATACTTTCGGAAACCAGCGTGTGGTAATTCCAAACGGCGAACTTAGCAACAACAATATTACCAATTACAGCTTCAATGAAACGCGCCGTGAAAATCTTTCTTTCGGAATATCTTATGATGACGACCTTAAGAAAGCTAAAGAAGTTCTTACCAATCTTGTAAAAGAACAAAAAGACATCGTGGAAGATCCGGCTCCGCAAGTTATAGTTTCAGAACTTGGCGACAATTCTGTTAACTTCCTTGTGAGGTATTTTGCGCCAAACAGCGTCTTCTGGGACCTTCACTGGTATATGATCGAAGAAGGAAAAATAAGATTGGAAGAAGCCGGAATGACCATTCCTTATCCACAAAGGGATGTATATCTTTACGATCAGACCAAAATGAACGGGACGAAGTTAAAAGCTAAATCAGAATAA
- a CDS encoding thioredoxin domain-containing protein — protein MSENHAYTNDLITESSPYLLQHAHNPVNWKAWKDEILEKAKKENKLLLISIGYSSCHWCHVMEKESFEDQEVADIMNSNYICIKVDREERPDVDQVYMNAVQIMTGSGGWPMNVVALPDGRPVWGGTYFQKKQWMAALQQIAALYKKEPQQLNDYASRLEKGLKQLDLIETPGSQMKFHREYFIPIIEKWQRKLDTTYGGRKGAPKFMMPSNLHFLLRYSHHTSNDFLKNYCLLSLEKMAWGGLFDHVDGGFSRYSVDEKWHIPHFEKMLYDNAQLISLYSEAYKLTGEKLFREVIEKSLNFISREMTGENAAFYSSFDADSKNEHGEAEEGAFYAWQKEELQKLLGDDFEIFSEYFNINSFGKWEGNKYVLIRSQSDAEAAKKAEISEDKFSEKKEKWLKTLFAEREKRSKPGLDDKIITSWNAMMSSGFLAASQALGDPKYLKIAQRNIDFILRELQKPDGRLFHSYRISKSSINGYLEDYAFVIKALLDLYETCFDEKYLSHASEFLKIVQKDFSVQNTELFRFNSAADRPLVSNPIETNDNVIPASNSVMAKNIFRMGKILGKPELIEKAQKMLHSLQERIPDYPDSYSNWLDLMLSITYPFYEVAITGPRAFSKASFFHKKYLPHIILAATEKESEISIFTGRFKKEEDLIYVCENGSCKLPVKSESAAIAQLEEV, from the coding sequence ATGAGCGAAAATCACGCCTACACGAATGACCTTATCACTGAAAGCAGCCCTTACCTCCTGCAGCATGCTCATAATCCGGTTAACTGGAAGGCCTGGAAAGATGAAATTCTTGAAAAGGCCAAAAAAGAAAATAAATTATTGCTGATAAGCATTGGTTATTCTTCCTGCCACTGGTGCCATGTGATGGAAAAAGAAAGTTTTGAAGATCAGGAAGTTGCCGATATCATGAACTCTAACTATATCTGCATCAAAGTTGATCGGGAGGAGAGGCCAGATGTTGACCAGGTTTATATGAATGCGGTGCAGATAATGACCGGTAGCGGCGGCTGGCCAATGAATGTGGTCGCCTTACCCGACGGGAGGCCGGTATGGGGAGGCACTTATTTCCAAAAGAAGCAGTGGATGGCTGCCCTTCAACAAATCGCCGCCCTCTATAAAAAAGAACCTCAGCAGCTAAACGACTACGCCTCCCGACTGGAAAAAGGCTTAAAGCAACTGGACCTGATTGAAACTCCGGGATCTCAGATGAAATTTCACCGGGAATATTTTATTCCCATTATTGAAAAATGGCAACGCAAGCTGGACACTACCTATGGCGGAAGAAAAGGCGCTCCAAAATTCATGATGCCTTCGAACCTCCACTTCCTATTAAGATATTCTCATCATACTTCCAATGATTTTCTGAAGAATTACTGCCTGCTCAGTCTGGAAAAAATGGCCTGGGGCGGATTATTTGACCATGTAGACGGCGGATTCTCCCGCTACTCGGTAGATGAAAAATGGCATATTCCCCATTTCGAGAAAATGCTTTACGATAATGCCCAGCTTATAAGTCTTTATTCGGAAGCCTATAAATTGACGGGAGAAAAATTATTCCGTGAGGTCATTGAAAAATCCCTGAATTTCATCAGCCGGGAAATGACCGGTGAAAATGCTGCTTTTTACTCTTCTTTTGATGCCGATAGTAAAAATGAGCACGGCGAGGCCGAGGAAGGCGCCTTTTATGCCTGGCAGAAAGAAGAGCTGCAAAAACTTTTAGGAGATGATTTCGAAATCTTCAGTGAATACTTTAATATTAATTCCTTCGGAAAATGGGAAGGAAATAAATACGTGCTTATCAGAAGTCAAAGCGATGCCGAAGCAGCAAAAAAAGCAGAAATTTCAGAAGATAAATTTTCAGAAAAGAAAGAAAAATGGCTGAAAACTCTCTTCGCTGAAAGGGAGAAAAGATCAAAACCCGGTCTCGACGATAAAATCATAACTTCCTGGAACGCGATGATGAGCAGTGGTTTTCTAGCAGCATCACAGGCTCTGGGCGATCCTAAATATTTGAAAATAGCGCAGAGAAACATCGATTTTATCCTAAGAGAACTGCAAAAACCTGATGGCCGTCTTTTCCACAGCTATCGAATTTCCAAAAGTAGCATCAACGGATACCTTGAAGACTATGCCTTCGTCATCAAAGCTCTCCTGGACCTTTACGAAACCTGTTTTGACGAAAAATACCTTTCCCATGCAAGTGAGTTTCTGAAAATCGTACAAAAAGATTTTTCGGTTCAAAATACTGAACTTTTCAGATTTAATTCTGCTGCTGACAGACCTTTGGTCTCCAATCCCATAGAAACCAATGACAATGTGATCCCGGCTTCAAATTCTGTGATGGCCAAAAATATTTTTAGAATGGGCAAAATCTTGGGAAAACCTGAACTTATAGAGAAAGCTCAAAAAATGTTGCACAGCCTTCAGGAAAGGATCCCCGATTATCCCGATTCTTATTCCAATTGGCTGGACCTAATGCTCTCGATCACTTATCCTTTCTATGAAGTGGCAATAACAGGACCCCGGGCTTTTTCCAAAGCTTCTTTTTTTCACAAAAAATACCTACCGCACATAATTTTGGCGGCTACGGAAAAAGAATCGGAGATTTCAATTTTTACAGGGCGATTTAAGAAAGAAGAAGATCTTATTTACGTGTGTGAAAACGGAAGCTGCAAACTGCCCGTTAAATCAGAATCGGCTGCAATCGCGCAATTAGAGGAAGTTTAA